ACGTGCGGCTCGCGGAGATCGGCCTGAATCGGATGCGCCCGTGGGCGGAGGACCTCGAGGAGTTCATTGAACGCCACCGCGCCGATCTCCTTCGGGAAGCACGGGGAGAGGCCGCGTGACGACCCTGCTGGTCACCGGCGGCGCCGGATTTATCGGCTCAGATTTCGTCCACTACCTGCTGGAGGAGTCCGGCTTCCCGGGTCGGGTGGTCGTGTTCGACGCGTTCGCGCCGGGCGCGCACGCCGGCAGCCTCGCTGGCCTGAAGGCACAATGGGGCGGCCGTTTCGAACTGGTGAACGCGGACCTCCGCGACCGCGCCGCCGTAGAATGGGCGCTGGACAAGTTCGAGGTGGAGATCATCTGCCATTTCGCCGCGGAATCACACGTGGACCGTTCGATCGCAGAGCCGAAGGACTTCATCACCACGAACATTCTCGGCACGTTCCACCTCCTTGAGGCGAGCCGTGCCCGTCTCGGGCGAATTCGGCGTTTTCATCACGTCAGCACCGACGAAGTGTTCGGGGAACTCGGCCCGGAGGGTGCGTTTTCGGAAGCAACGCCCTATCGACCCAGCAGCCCCTACTCCGCCTCGAAGGCGGCTGCCGACCACCTCGTGCGTGCATGGCATCGCACATATGGACTTCCGATCACAATCTCCAATTGCTCAAACAACTACGGGCCGCGCCAGTTTCCAGAAAAACTGATCCCGCTGATGATCCTGAACGCTCTCGAGGGCCGTCCACTCCCAGTGTATGGCGACGGCCAGAACGTCCGCGACTGGCTGTTCGTGCGCGACCACTGCCGTGCGATCCACGCGATTCTGGAACGCGGCGCTGAGGGGGAGACCTACTGCATTGGCGGCCGCTGCGAGATGACCAACCTCGAGGTGGTCGGGCGGATCTGTGAGCTGCTCGACCGGCTGGCGCCACCCCTGCCGGGGGGACGCCCGCGGCGGTCGCTGATCACGTTCGTTCCCGATCGGCCGGGCCATGACCGCCGCTACGCGATGGACTGCTCCAAGATCGAAGCGGAGCTCGGCTGGCGCGCGCAAACCCCCTTCTCCGCGGGGCTCGAACAGACGGTGCGCTGGTACCTCGAGCATCCCGAGTGGATCGCCGCGATTCGCGCTGGTCGCCACCGTGATCCGCCGCCCGAGGCGCTGCGCCCCCCGGCGGCCTGACGTCGCGCGCGAAGCGCAAAAGGTAACGCGTCGACCGCATCCCCTCGGTCCGACGATCGCCGTCGTCGGGAGCCGGCAACCACCGCGGCAATGATCCGCCTGGACTGCCGCGCACTACCCAGCGCCCGAGGGAGGTGACCCCTGCGAGGGCTGCCGCTCGCTGCTCGAGTAGGGGACCCGCCGGCTCCCTGCCTGCCCATTCGATGCACAGAAGCCGGTGTGTTCGAAGTGCTCTGTCCACTGTTCCGCGCGCCACCGTGAGGCGGTACTCCGGTCCGCGGATGCTGAACGGGCAGCCGTGGTTGGCGCCGATCACCTGTGGGGGCGGCGTCGGTCGCCGGCCGACGCGTCGCGGCTCTCCCCCACGGATGCTACACTGCACGCCGTCCGCATGAACACATGTCCGCGGACGAAGGACCGCCCGATGAGCACTTCCGACCCGTCTGACCGCGGCGTTGAAACTTCCGGCCGGCCATGGTTCGGCGTGGTGCTGCTCGGCATGTTCGCCTTGCTGGCCGCGATCGCGCTCTCGCCGGTGCTGCTGCGTCCGGACCGAGTGCTCGACTTCAACGACGGCAACATCGAGTCGGCGCTGAGTCCGGCCTATGCGCTGCCGGGTGCGCTGCTGCGGGTGTGGGACAACCAGTTCTTTTTCGGCCAGGGCGGCAAGCAGTTTGCGCTCTGCTCCGCCAGCCTCGGCGAGTGGCTGTTCGGCCCGCACCATTACCGACGCGAGGCGGTGCTGCTGATGCTCACGCTGGTGGCCGGCGCGGTGTACTGGACGCTGCGCCAGTTCGGGATTCGCCGCGCCGCCGCCGCGGTCACTGCCGGCGCGGTGATGTTGAGTGGCGCGGTGTTTAGCTTTGCGGTGCTGGGATTGACGGTCCGGGGGGGCGCGCTGGGCTTCGCGACGCTGGCGCTGGGATTCCTCGAACGTGGTCGCCGGCGGCGCGGATGGCTGTCGTACGCGCTCGGCGGGGGGTGCCTCGGACTGGCGATCGCGGAGACGCCGGACATCGGCGTTTTCTTTGCACTGGCGCTCGCCGCCGCGTTCCTGTGGCTGCACTGGCCGGCGACGCCGACCCTGCTGCGGGCGTGGGGGCCGCTGGCTGGACGGTTTGCAGTAGTTGTCGCCTCGAGTGCGGCGCTCGCATTGCAGACGCTGAGTGTGATGTTCGCAACGCAGATTGAGGGTGTGCAGCAGGGCGCGGCAGAATCGCCCGCGGCGCGTTATGACTGGGCGACACAGTGGAGCCTGCCGCCGAACGAAACGTGGGACCTTGTCGCGGGCACCTTTTACGGCGCGAGCGTGCGCTCCAGCGCAGCGCCGTACCGTGGGCGGATCGGCCGCACGCCCGGTTGGTCGCCCGATCAGCCGAATCGCGGCTTCCGCAACTTTGCGATGACCGGCTACCACCTGGGGGTGGTGCCGGCAGTGCTGCTGCTGGCCGGCTGGCTGGCGATCGGCGCGTTGGAACCCGCGCGCCGTCGTCTCGCTGTGCTCTCGCTCGGCGGCGCGATCGGCTGCCTTGTGCTGGCCTGGGGGCGGTACACGCCGGTGTACCGGCTGGTGTTCTCGCTGCCGTACCTCGACACCATCCGCAACCCGGAGAAATGGATGATGCCGTTCATGCTGTTTGCCGCGCTCGGTCTCGGCGTTGCGCTGGACGCGCTCCTGCAGGCGCTCCGCGCGGAACCCGCCGGCCGCACGAACGCGACGGCATGGCAGCGCGCACTGGCCCGCGCCGCCGGCACGATCACCGGACTGGCGCTGGTGTTGCTCGCCGGCACCCTCATCGGCCAGGACGCCTTCCGCAACCAGATGGCGCTCGAGGGCTACACACCGGAGCAGATCCGGGCTGCGTGGTCCACCGCCGTGGGCTCGTCGATCCGCGTGCTGCTGGTCGCCTCGCTGCTCAGCGTCGCGGCCCGACTCTGGCGACGTCACGGCGCGGGCGCCCGCCGTGCCGCGCCCGCGGTGCTTGCCACACTGGCGGTGGTTGGTACGGCGGATCTGCTCACCGTGAACCGCTATTTCGTCGCAGGCCGCCCGTGGCGGCACCTGCTGGAGCCCAACCCGCTCACCGACTTCGTTCGCCAGCAGCACAACACTGGCCGGTTCAAGCTTCTGCCGGAGAGCCATCCGGCGCTCAACCACCTGCGCATGACCTACTTGCAGGCGGCCGGCTGCGACCTGTTCGACCCAGTCAGTGTCTCCCGCATGCCCACCGACTACGCCGCGCTCTTCAGCGCGCTGCAGGCACAGCCACTGCGGCTGTGGACCCTGGGGGCGATTCGCTACGTGGTCACGCTTCCAGGCGGAACACAGCAGCTCAATCAGCTCGACGGCGACCGCGGACGTTTTCGCGAGATCTGGAGCTGCGGCATGGTGTCGACGCCAGAAGGAGCGCTTCGCCTTGTCACCGGGCTGCCGGTGGAGCAACAGGTCCTTCGCATCGCCGAGTTCGGCGGCGCGCGGCCGAAATGGTTTTTCCCAGTGCGCGTGCATGCGCTGGAGAACGGCGCGGATGCGGAGCGCCGAGCGCTCGCTGTGCTGAGATCCAACGAGTTTGATCCGCTCACCGAATCCGTACTGATCACGTCCGGTTCACCGCCCTCGATCGAAGGCACCGCCCGCGTCGTTCGAGTGCTTCGCGACGAGCCGGCGGCAGCGGAGATCGAGGTCGAGTGCGCCGCCGATACGCTGCTGGTTCGGGCGACCCGGTACGACCCGGACTGGCGCGTGAGCGTGGATGGAGCTGCCACCCCGCTGCTGCGGGTGGATTATCTGCTGCAGGGCGTGCGGATTCCCGCCGGCCGCCATCGGATCGTGTGGGAGTACCGCCCCGACCCCACGCCGCTGCATCTGGCGGTCGCCGGCCGAATGGCCTGGCTGCTAGGCTGGGTGATCTGGCTGGTGCAGGAGCGTCGGCGGCACATTCTGTCCGCCTAGACACCCGGATAGATGGTCGTACGACGAGCGCGCCGACCGGGCGGGACGGCAAAGGCACGAGCCGTCCGATCGCCGAGAGCCACCTGCCTCTGCACCACGTTGCTTCGCTCCCCTGCGCTGCGCATACTGAGCACAGGTCAGCTCCGATGCGGATGACCGGCCAAGTTCCCGCTCACGTCTCCCGCGGACCCGCACGCCGGTGGTCCGCGGTGTGGGTGCTGGTCAGCGCAGCGCTGCCCGCGGCGGGCGCATCCGGCGTCGCTCCGCTCACGCTGGATGAGGCGATTGCGACCGCGCTTGCGCATAACCGCACGCTCGCCGTCGGCCAGCTGCAGGTGATGCGCCGCGCGCTCGACGTGGAAGCTGCGCAGCGACAGTTCGATCCGACCGCCTCCCCGATGGCTCAGGGCCTGGGGCTGGGTTCGGACCGACAGTGGACGCTCGGGTTCCAGATCGTTCAGCCCACCCGGGTCGGTACGCGTCTGAACGCATCCGCAGCCGTCATCGAGCGCGAGGGAACGGGCGCCAGCGAGCGCACCGTCTCGATCGGTGTCGAACAACCGCTCTTCCGCCGATTCGGTCGGGAGGTGCACGAGGCGGCGCTGGCGGAGGGCCGTGAACAGTACGCGGCGGAGCGACGGCACTGGGAACAGCAGCGCGCAGATCTGGTGCTCCGACTGATCGAATGCATCGAGGTGCTCGTGCGGCTGGAGGCACAGATCGGTCTCGAGCGCGAACGTGCCGAGCGGTTGAGCGACCTGGTGCGGCTGGTCCGACTGCGCGAACGGCAGGGACGCTCGACGCTGGCGGACGTGATCCGGATGGAACAGTCGCTCGAGGAGGCCCGGGCGCGCATCGCCGAACTTGACGAGCGGCGGGAGGCGCGGCGCCGAGAGCTTTCCGATCTGCTCGGCGTACCGCTGTCCCCAGACCGGCCGTTGGAGCCGCCGCCGAGACTGGACGCACCCCTTCCGACGCCGGAGCTTGCCGTCGCGATCGCGATCTCCAACCGTCTTGACCTCGCCCAAGCCGAGGCCGACGCCGATGCCGCACGCCGTCGCGGCCGGCTCGCGCAGCGCCGGGTTTGGCCCGATGTTTCGCTGAGCGTTTCGCTGCGCCGCACGCTTTACGAGCTGGACGCGGGCGCGATCGGCGAGGACGAACGAACCGACTGGTTCGCCGGTTTTGCGGTGGACGGTTTTCCCTGGCGCGCCGCGGATCGTATCGCGCGCCGTCAGGCCGTGCTGGATGAGATCGCCGCGGACGAGGCGGTGGCAATGCGTCGCGATGCGATTGCGAGGCAGGTGCTGGACGCGCTCGCCTTCTGCCGACGCGCGGAGACGGAGGCGGCGATCGCCGCACGCAGTCGGGAACTGGCCGAGGCCCAGTTGAGGCTTGTGCGCCGGCTTTACGAACTTGGTCGGGGTGATGCGTTCGCACTGTCGGACGGCGAAACGCGCTATGCGGCCGCCACGCAGCGAGCGGTGGAAACGGCGTCCACCGCCCGACTGGCGGCCTACGCGCTGCGCCACACGCTGGGGACGCTCGTCGAGCACCCCGCCGAACTGAAACCGGAGCGCCGCTGAGCGATGGTGCGTCGCGTCATCTTTGGGGTGCTCGCGGCGGTGGCGGCCGTCAGCGGGCTGCGCCTGTGGTTGCGCCTGCCTGGCGCGGGCGCCTCCCGGCCGGCGCCCCTGGCGGACACCGCGACCGTCGCAGAGGAAAGGTTCGAACTCTGGGTGCCGTTGGAGGGGCGGCTGGCCGCCCGGCGCGTGGTTTCCATCGCATCACGTCTGCCCGGAGGTGCGACGATCGTCGAGCTGGTGCCGGACGGTGCGCGCGTGCGCGCCGGTGACCTGCTCGTAAAGTTCGACAGTTTTTCGGTCGAGGCCGACCTCGCACGGGCGGAGCGGGAATGTGCGGCCGCGGAGCGGGAACTGCGATTGTTGGAAACCGTCACGTTGCCGGCGGAGCTGCGCGAGACGGAGCTAGCGGTGGAACAGCTACGCGATGAGCTGGCGACGGCGACCCGCAACCGCGACGACACCGCCGAACTGGCGCGCGAACAGCTGGCGTCGGCCGGCGAGGTGGAGCGGGAAAACCGGCGGGTGGAGGCGCTTCGCCGTCAGCTTGTCCACGCGGAGTGGAAGCTGGCGCTGGCGCGCGACCACTCGCACCCACTGCGGCTGGCCGACGCACGCGACAAGCTCCGCGCACTGGAGTCCGAGCGAAACCGGCTTCGCGATCAGCTCGCGATGTGTACCGTCACCGCACCCTGCGACGGCGAGGTCGTTCACCTGCCGGTCACCGTCGGCACGGAGCTGCGCACCGTTCGCGTGGGCGACACCGTCTACCGCAACCAAGAATTTCTGTGCATCCCGGATCCCGCCGAATGGGTGGTGCGCTGCGAGGTGGCCGAGCCGGATCTTCCACGCGTGCGGCCGGGGCGCGCTGTGCGCGCAACGTTTCCCGCGTGGCCGGAGTTGACGCTGACCGGCGAGGTCGAGTCGGTGTCGGCGATGGCGCAGCCCGCGGCGGGCGCCGCGGGCCGCCGCGTGTTCCCGGCGATCATCCGGCTCGACGGCGGCCGGCCGGAGCTTCGCAGCGGGCTGAGCGTGCGCGTTGCAGTGCTGGCGGAGCTGCGCGAATGCGCCCGGGTCATCCCGCGCGCAGCGGTCCGCTGGGAACGCGGACAGCCCTACTGCCGGCTGGTCACCACGGGAGGGACGCGGCGGCAGCCGATCGTGCTGGGGCCGGCCGATGATGAACGCGCGGTGGTGCTGGACGGGCTCTCGCCGGGGGACCGCATCCTGTGGTGAGCGCCGCGGTGCTTCGCTGTGCGGGCGTCGCGAAATCGTTCGGTGCGGGCGAGCATCGCGTCACGGTGCTGCACGATCTCTCGTTTGAGGTGCACCGCGGCGAGATGGTCGCGATCGCGGGCCCGTCGGGCGCGGGTAAGACCACGCTGTTGCATCTGGCCGCGCTGCTCGACGTACCGGACCGTGGCGACATCGAGATTGAGGGGCGTCCCACGCGCCACTGCGCCGAGCGGGAGCGGGCAGCGCTGCGCGCCGGCCGCATCGGGATCATCTTTCAGCGATTTCATCTGCTCCCGCACCGCAGCGCCCTCGAGAACGTCGTGTTCCGATTCCGTTACACCGCGACGCCCTTGAGCGAGGCGCGCCGCCGGGCCGCCGAGCTGCTCGAACGCATCGGCCTAGCGCCGTCGGCGCGGACGCCCGCCCGGCTGCTGTCCGGAGGAGAAATGCAGCGCGTCGCGATCGCGCGCGCGCTGGTGCTGCGGCCCGCACTGCTGCTGGCCGACGAGCCGACCGGTAACCTCGACCCCGGCGCGGCCGCCCGCGTGATCGCGCTGCTGGACGAAGCGCGGCGCGACGGCGCCGCCGTGCTGCTGGCGACCCACAATCCCGGCTGGTTACCTCGTTGCGACCGCGTGATTCGGTTGCCGGAGAGCGCCGCACCGGACCGCGCACCGACATGAGCGCACTTGTTCGTTACCTCGTTGATCTCTTCGACGGGCTTCGAAGCCGGCCCGCGCGCGCGCTCGGCGAGGTTGTCGGGTTGGCCGTCGGCTGGATGTCGGTGACGGTGAGCCTTTCGATCGGCATGGAGCTGCGCACGCTGACCCGGCGGCTGGAACATGAATTTGGACTCGACGTTGCGGCGCTGCTGCTGGGTGGGGGCGCACAGGCGGATCGAGCCCTGCTGGAACAGTTTCGTGCCGCCTGTCGCGACGCGGTGTGGGCTGGCCTGGCGGTGCGGCCGGCCGAGGTGGACAGCAGCGCGTCCCCGGGCGCGCCGGCGATTGTGCTGGCGGACGAGGAGTTCTTCCGTCTCGGCGCCTGCGTGATGCGCGAGGGCCGCGCGTTCGACGCGGCGGATCTGGCGGCGCGGCAGCCCGTTGCGGTGCTGACCGAAGGGGCGAGCGCGGCGCTGGGGTGGCGTGTGCGCGAGGGCCGTCCGCTCCGAGACGGTCGCCTGTGGACCGCAGCGGGCATTGTGGCGGCGGATACGGGCCCGGCGGCGGCGGTCCTCCCGCCCGCGGCGGTGCTGCTGCCGTGGACGTCGTGGGCGGAGCCGGAGGAGGCGCAGCGGGTGGACCGGGTCGTGGTGCGCGCGCCCGATGCCGGACGGCTGGCTTGCGCCATCGCGCGGGCCACCCAGCTGCTCGACGAGCCCGATCGCGCCGGCTGGCCGCGCCTTTGGATCACCGCGGATCTCTTGCGGGAACGGGTCGCCCGCTGGCAGCGCGCCGCCGCGCTCGCCAGCGCCGCGCTGGGAGCATTGGCGCTGTTGTTGGGTGCGATCGCCATGGCCGGGCGGCTGGGCAGCGAGGTGCGGCATCGCACGCCGGAGATCGGAGTCCGGCGCGCGATCGGCGCCATGCCCGCTCACATCGCGGCGCTATTCATCGGGGAGGCGGTCGCACTGAACCTGCTCGCGGCGGTGGTCGGTGGGCTGCTTGCGATGGGGATCGCGGCGGCGGCCGGCGCGGCCGGCATCCGGTTGCCGCCCCCCGGCGCGGCCGCGATCGCGCTGGTCGGCGGCCTCAGCCTGCCGACCGCCGCGGTCGTGGCCTGGCTGCCGGCGCGGCGAGCCGCCCGCATCCCGCCTGCGGAAGCTCTCCGCGAGGAATAGCGCCGTGGGTTCGATGGTTCGGTCCGGCGCCAAGCGGCTTGACGCTCTGCGCCCCATCGCCCAAAGTCAGGTTCAACACCGGGCAACCGGAACCAGCGATCATGCTCAGTCGAATTTTAGGTTTGTTCTCATCGGATATCGGCATTGATTTGGGCACGGCCAACACCCTGGTCTTCGTGAAGGATCGGGGCATCGTGCTGCGGGAGCCCTCGGTGGTGGCCATCCAGGCGGGGACCAACCGGGTGTTGGCAGTGGGTGACGAAGCCAAGCGCATGTTGGGCCGCACGCCCGGCAGCATCGTCGCGATCCGGCCGTTGAAGGCGGGGGTGATCGCCGATTTTGAGATCACCGAGGCGATGCTCCGGTATTTCATCCGGAAGGTTCACGGGCGCCGCAAATGGGTGCGCCCGCGGGTGATCGTCGCGGTTCCTAGCGGAATTACGGAGGTGGAGAAGCGCGCCGTGAAAGACTCGGCCACCCATGCCGGCGCGCGCGAAGTCTACCTGATTGAAGAGCCGATGGCGGCGGCGATCGGAGTGGGGCTCCCGGTGCAGGAGCCCGCCGGGAACATGATCGTGGATATCGGCGGCGGCACGACTGAGGTCGCGCTGATCTCGCTGGCTGGGATCGTGTTCAGTCGCAGCGTCCGAGTCGGCGGAGACGAAATGGACGAGGCGATCGTCCAGTACATGAAGCGGGTCTACAACCTGATGATCGGCGAGCGCACCGCGGAGGAAATCAAGATCCGGATCGGCTCCGCCTACGCGCTGGAAGAGGAAATGACCATGGAGGTGAAGGGCCGCGACCTGATCGCGGGCCTCCCGAAGACGCTCACGATCACCTCGCAGGAAATCCGCGAGGCGCTGCAGGAACCGGTGACCACCATCGTGGAGGCGGTGCGCACCGCGCTGGAACGCTGCCCGCCCGAGCTGGCCGCGGACCTGGTGGATCGTGGCATCGTGCTGGCTGGTGGTGGGTCGCTGTTGCGCGGCATTGACAAGCTCATCGCCGAGCAAACCGGCCTGCCGGTTCACCGCGCGGACGATCCGATGAGCGCGGTCGCCGAGGGGACCGGTGTGGTACTGAACGAGCTGAACATCCTGCGCAAGGTCGCCCGCTCCGAGGCTGTCTGAGCCCGCCTCCTCTCCGCCGCCCGGCCGCCCGCACCGCCGCGCTGAAAAGCGGTGATGCTCCGCGGTACGAGGCGACATGGTGCGACGTGGCGGATTTCTGATTTGGATTGTGCTGCTGGCGGCGCTGCTGGCGATCGTGAACCTTCCGATGCCGGCCGCCCGCGCGGTGAAGGCGGGCGTCCGCGAGTTCCTTGCGCCGCTCCACGCGCTGATCGCCCGCACGTCGGTGCACCTGCGGGAATCGCTGAGCGCAATCCGCGGCATCGGCGGCCTTGCGGCGGAAAACCGGGCGCTGCAGGAGGAGATGCTGCGGCTGCGCCTCGAGATGCGCGCGCTGCAGGCGGCCGCCGCCGAGAACGCGGAGCTGCGCGAACTGGTGGGGTTCCGCCAGCGCGCCGGTCACCGCCTCGTCGCCGCGGAAGTGATCGCGCGGGAAAGCAGCGGCTGGTGGCAGTCGTTACGGCTCGATCGCGGCCGTCGCGACGGTCTGCGGCCGGATCTGCCGGTCGTCACGCCAGATGGCATCGTCGGCCGAATCCTGGATGTTTCCGACCACACCGCAGACGTGCTGCTGATCAGCGACCCGAGTTGCCGCGTTTCGGTGCGACTGCCGCGCACCGATTCCCACGGCGTTCTGCGCGGCACCGGCATGCGATGGGACGGCCAGATCGTCTGCCGCGTGGACTTCCTTCATCCCCGCCACACGATCCGCCCGGGCGACGAGGTGGTGACGTCCGGTCTGGGCGGCGTATTTCCTCCGAACCTGCCCGTGGGCACGGTGCTGTCCGCTCAGCGGGACGCCTCCGGCCTCTATCGCCAAGCGGAGGTGCTGCCCCGCGCGGACCTCGGGCGAATCCGGCGCGCATTCGTCCTGACCGACGGTTCCTCACCGCCGGCGAAGGAGGGACGACACCCGTGAGCACGGCCGGCGCCTTGCTCTTGCTGTTTGCGGGCGGTGTGCTGCAGGCGGTGATGCCCGCGCCGGCGATGGCCGGCCAAACGCCCATCCCGCTGCTCGTCGCGCTCGTCGTGCACTACGCGCTCACTCGACGCCGACCGTTCGCCTTGGCGGTCGCGGTCGCCGCCGGGCTGGTGCAGGACGCGCTCGGCCTCGTCCCGCTGGGCGTCTCCTCCGCCGCCTTCGCGGTGGTCGCGTTGCTGGCCGGACGCTACCGGGAAGAGGTGTTCGAGTTTCGCACCGCCACGCACGTCGCGATCGGCGCAATTGCAGCCCCCGCGGCGACGCTGCTGACTGCACTGCTGCTCGCCGCGCTGGGCCAGCTTTCCGTCGGGAGCCTCCAAGTGCTGTTGAAACTGGCCGGTGCGGCAGTGCTTGGCGCGTTCGTCACGCCGGTCGTCGCGGAATCGGCCGCGCGGTTCGAGCGTCACATCGGCGCATCACCGGAGGGTCGGCGATGACGCGTGCGCGGCGGCCGCTGGACTGGGAACTGGCGCGGATCCGCGCACTGCTGGTGCTCGCGCTGTTGGCACTCGGCACGATCGAGGTCGCGCTGTGGCGGCTGCAGGTCAGCCGCGGCCAGAACTATCGGCGCGACCTCGCCCGACAGAGCGTGCGACGAGTCCGCGTCCCCGGCCCCCGCGGCTGCATCTACGACCGTCACGGCCGACTGCTCGCCGACAACCGACCCTCCTATGGGTTGGTCTTGTACCTGGAGGAGCTGCGCCCCCGCCGACGCGGTGAGCCGCTCATTCCGCGGATCCTCGGAACACTGGACGAGGTCGCCGCGGTGATCGGCCTGCCGCCCCAGGTGGACACGAACGATCTGCGCGCCCACATCCGGCGCCGCCTCCCGCTGCCACTGCCGGCCTGGCGCGATTTACCCGAGGCCGCGATCGCGCGCTGGGCGGAGATGGGTGGCCGGATCGGCGGTGCGGACTTGAGTGTCGAGCCTGTCCGCGTCTACCCCGCCGGCACCAACGCCTGCCACGTGATCGGCTACGTCAGCCGCGCCGACCTCAGCACGCTTGAGGAAGAGCCGTACCACTACCACCTTTCTGACATGGCGGGTGCCGCCGGTATCGAAAAGGTATACGACTCGTTGCTGCGCGGCCGCGCAGGCGTTCGACTGGTCCGGGTGGACGCGGCCGGCTACCGCTATCAGGATCTCGGCGGCACCGAACCGGTGCCCGGCGCTGACCTCCGGCTGACGCTCGACCTCGATCTGCAAGCGGCCGCCGAGTCCGCGTTGGGCGAGCACCACGGCGCGCTCGTGGCACTCGATCCGTCCGATGGCGCGATCCTCGCGATGGCCAGCCGGCCGGCTTACGACCCCGGCTCGTTCGTGCCCGCGATTTCCGAGGCCGATTGGGAGCGGCTGCAACAGGATCCGGCGCGGCCGCTGTTCAACCGCGCGGTCGCCGCTGCCTACGCGCCCGGCAGCACGTTCAAACCCATCGTCGCGATCGCAGCACTGCAACACGGACGGATCTCCCCCGCCACCGTCTTCCGTTGTTCCGGTGCGCTCACGCTCGGCAATGCGCGGTTCCGTTGTTGGGACACGCTCGGCCATGGCGCGCTGGACCTCGCCGGAGCGATCCGCTACTCCTGCAACGTCTATTTCTTTCACGCGGGCCTCGCGACTGGGCCGGATGCGATCGCCACCACCGCCCGGGCTGTCGGTCTCGGTCGGCCCACGGAGGTGGACCTCGATCAGGAGGCGGCAGGCCTGGTTCCGGATCCAGCCTGGAAGCGCCGCGCCTGGCGTGACGCCTGGCGTGACGGCGATACCTGCAACCTTTCCATCGGACAGGGGCCGATCACCGCAACGCCGCTGCAGATGGCGGTCGTTGCGGCTGCGCTCGCGAACGGTGGTCATCGGGTGACGCCGCATCTGCTGCTCGCGGTGCGACCGGCCGGCACCGACGAGTTCCAGCCCTCGCCGGTGCGCCCGCGGCAATCGCTGGGCTGGCCGGCGGGCGCGCTGGAGGCGGTGCGGCGCGGCATGCGCGACGTGGTGATGGCGGAGGATGGAACCGGTCGCCGCATGCGCGTCGCGGGCATGGAGCTGGCGGGAAAAACGGGCACCGCGGAGTACGGTCCCAAACGCGAGGGTCGTAAGCGCGGGTGGATGATTGCGTTCGGGCCGCTGCCCCGGCCGTCCCTGGCGGTGGCGATGGTGGTGGAGGACGCCGTCAGTGGCGGCACGACGGTGGCCCCGCGTCTGCAGCAGTTCTTTGCCGCGGCGCTCGCGCGTTCGGCGCCCCCAAACCGGAACGGAGGGCCGCAGTGAGATCGCTGCCGCTCCAACGCGCCCTTCGCCGTTGCGATCCGCTGCTGGCCGGCGCCGCACTCGGCCTGGTCGTGATGGGGGTGCTGTTCATCTACAGCGCCGGTCGGCAAAGCCCCACGCTCGCGCTGCTGTGGCGACGCCAGCTAGGTTGGGCGGTGGCGGCGATGGCGGCGTTCGTCGCGGTGCTCTCCGCCGGCTACCGGCGGATCCTCGCCTCCGCAACGGCGCTCTACGCTATCGCGGTCGCCGTGCTGGTGCTGACGTTGCTGTTCGGCGTCAAAATCAACGGCGCCCGGTGCTGGCTCAACCTGTTCGGCGTGCAGCTGCAGCCCTCCGAGTTCGCGAAGATCGCAACGATTCTGCTCACCGCCCGGATGCTGGCGCGGCCCGACCTGCGCGCGGACCGCTGGTCTTCACTGCTGCAGGTCGGCGCGGTCGCCGGGCTGCCGTTCGCGCTGATCGTCCTGCAACCAGACCTCGGAACCGCCGCGGTGTTGCTGCCGGTCACGCTCGCGATGCTACTGGTCGCCGGCATGCGCGCCCGCCAGCTGGCCGTTCTCACCGCGCTGGGACTGCTGACACTGCCCGCCGCATGGTTCGTGCTCGACGAGTACCAGCGCGAGCGCATCCGCGTGTTCCTGGATCCCTGGCGCGACCCGCTCGGTTCCGGCTGGAACAAGATCCAGTCCGAGCTCGCGATCGGCTCCGGCGGTCTCTGGGGCAAGGGGTGGCTGGCGGGC
Above is a genomic segment from Kiritimatiellia bacterium containing:
- the rodA gene encoding rod shape-determining protein RodA, which produces MRSLPLQRALRRCDPLLAGAALGLVVMGVLFIYSAGRQSPTLALLWRRQLGWAVAAMAAFVAVLSAGYRRILASATALYAIAVAVLVLTLLFGVKINGARCWLNLFGVQLQPSEFAKIATILLTARMLARPDLRADRWSSLLQVGAVAGLPFALIVLQPDLGTAAVLLPVTLAMLLVAGMRARQLAVLTALGLLTLPAAWFVLDEYQRERIRVFLDPWRDPLGSGWNKIQSELAIGSGGLWGKGWLAGTQNTLGYLPRPVAPTDFIFSVVAEETGFVGSSLLILLFAVLIVRGFAAAAEAPDREGMLLATGLTALVFTHAFINLAMTIGLLPITGLPLPLVSYGGSFLLAIGIALGLIQSVRAQRAIRE
- the mrdA gene encoding penicillin-binding protein 2, translating into MTRARRPLDWELARIRALLVLALLALGTIEVALWRLQVSRGQNYRRDLARQSVRRVRVPGPRGCIYDRHGRLLADNRPSYGLVLYLEELRPRRRGEPLIPRILGTLDEVAAVIGLPPQVDTNDLRAHIRRRLPLPLPAWRDLPEAAIARWAEMGGRIGGADLSVEPVRVYPAGTNACHVIGYVSRADLSTLEEEPYHYHLSDMAGAAGIEKVYDSLLRGRAGVRLVRVDAAGYRYQDLGGTEPVPGADLRLTLDLDLQAAAESALGEHHGALVALDPSDGAILAMASRPAYDPGSFVPAISEADWERLQQDPARPLFNRAVAAAYAPGSTFKPIVAIAALQHGRISPATVFRCSGALTLGNARFRCWDTLGHGALDLAGAIRYSCNVYFFHAGLATGPDAIATTARAVGLGRPTEVDLDQEAAGLVPDPAWKRRAWRDAWRDGDTCNLSIGQGPITATPLQMAVVAAALANGGHRVTPHLLLAVRPAGTDEFQPSPVRPRQSLGWPAGALEAVRRGMRDVVMAEDGTGRRMRVAGMELAGKTGTAEYGPKREGRKRGWMIAFGPLPRPSLAVAMVVEDAVSGGTTVAPRLQQFFAAALARSAPPNRNGGPQ